In Paraburkholderia terrae, a genomic segment contains:
- a CDS encoding (2Fe-2S)-binding protein: MSKSTPYVMRHGEQHAVTLTLNGRERSGHCETRELLSDFLRHELGATGTHVGCEHGVCGACTVHVDGVAARSCLMLAVQADGRRVDTVEGLAPAQTLGDLQQAFSRHHALQCGFCTAGILMSCADFLQRLPDPTEEQVREMLSGHICRCTGYTPIVAAVLDCAARRKAPCADTEAEHA, from the coding sequence GTGAGCAAGTCCACACCGTATGTCATGCGGCACGGCGAGCAGCACGCCGTCACGCTGACGCTCAATGGCCGCGAACGCAGCGGCCATTGCGAAACCCGCGAGTTGTTGTCCGATTTTCTGCGTCATGAACTCGGCGCGACGGGCACGCACGTCGGCTGCGAACATGGCGTGTGCGGTGCATGCACCGTGCATGTCGATGGCGTCGCGGCGCGTTCGTGCCTGATGCTCGCCGTACAAGCCGACGGCCGGCGCGTCGATACCGTCGAAGGGCTCGCGCCCGCGCAGACACTCGGCGATCTGCAACAGGCGTTCTCGCGGCATCACGCGTTGCAGTGCGGCTTCTGCACGGCGGGCATCCTGATGTCGTGCGCGGACTTTTTACAGCGCTTGCCTGATCCGACGGAAGAGCAGGTGCGCGAGATGCTGTCGGGGCACATCTGCCGCTGTACGGGCTATACGCCAATCGTCGCCGCCGTGCTCGACTGCGCGGCGCGGCGCAAAGCGCCGTGCGCGGACACGGAGGCCGAACATGCTTGA
- a CDS encoding AMP-binding protein, with the protein MLDLGRTFLQSVERSPNALALVDGEFRVTYAQWHQLILQAAHGLRELGLAHGDRLLVVLQNRWEMATLHWACQFAGIVIVPLNWRAKPDELDYCVSDAGVKAIVYEPVSAEAVMQSPAAQNVLRIGLDDAPGRTASIEVLLAVQPTHESIGTASTHACADDYSLILYTSGTTGKAKGVPRRHRHERAAALAHVAQNLYRHGERTLGVMPLYHTMGVRSLLSMALVDGLFVCVRRWNARLALDSIAQYKLSCLYLVPTLYHDLLADRAFGDIDTSSVTKLGFAGAPMSDGLLKRLSTAFEPELFVNHYGSSEVYTVSIDQHATLKPGSAGRAGINTRLRVVKLDAQSPDDVAAVREEGQIIADLLGDEAFEGYWNRPDANAKSLRNGWYFTGDTGFFDEDGDLYVSGRVDDMIISGGENISPVDIESVLSLHPCVDEVAVAGVKDERWGQRVVAFVKRSDYVDGDTLDAWCRASDLVNFKRPRDYVFVDDIPKSPVGKILRRKLQAGEYLRDERGPAASVDALHQHIEITKE; encoded by the coding sequence ATGCTTGATCTCGGCCGCACGTTTCTGCAAAGCGTGGAGCGCAGCCCGAATGCGCTGGCGCTCGTCGACGGCGAGTTTCGCGTCACTTACGCGCAATGGCACCAGCTGATTCTGCAAGCGGCGCACGGGCTGCGCGAGCTGGGTCTCGCGCATGGCGACCGTCTGCTCGTCGTGCTGCAAAACCGCTGGGAAATGGCGACGTTGCACTGGGCCTGCCAGTTCGCGGGCATCGTCATCGTGCCGCTCAACTGGCGCGCGAAGCCCGACGAACTCGACTATTGCGTGAGCGACGCGGGCGTGAAGGCGATCGTCTACGAACCCGTCAGCGCGGAAGCCGTGATGCAAAGTCCCGCCGCGCAGAACGTGCTGCGCATCGGCCTCGATGATGCGCCTGGACGCACCGCATCGATCGAGGTGCTGCTCGCTGTGCAACCCACGCACGAAAGCATCGGAACGGCTTCGACGCACGCCTGCGCCGACGACTACTCGCTGATCCTCTATACATCCGGCACGACGGGCAAGGCCAAAGGCGTGCCGCGCCGACATCGGCACGAACGCGCCGCAGCGCTCGCACACGTGGCACAGAACCTCTATCGGCATGGCGAACGCACGCTGGGCGTGATGCCGCTCTATCACACGATGGGCGTGCGCTCGCTGCTTTCGATGGCGCTCGTCGATGGCCTGTTCGTCTGCGTGCGCCGCTGGAATGCGCGCCTCGCGCTCGATTCGATCGCGCAATACAAGCTCTCGTGTCTCTATCTCGTGCCGACGCTCTATCACGATCTGCTCGCGGATCGCGCGTTCGGTGATATCGATACGTCATCCGTCACGAAGCTCGGTTTTGCAGGCGCGCCGATGAGCGATGGCTTGCTCAAGCGTCTGTCCACTGCCTTCGAACCTGAACTGTTCGTCAACCACTACGGGTCGTCCGAGGTCTACACGGTCAGCATCGACCAGCACGCGACGCTCAAGCCCGGCAGCGCCGGACGCGCAGGCATCAACACCCGCTTGCGCGTCGTGAAGCTCGACGCGCAGTCGCCGGACGACGTCGCCGCCGTACGAGAAGAAGGCCAGATCATCGCGGACCTGCTCGGTGACGAAGCTTTCGAAGGCTACTGGAACCGGCCCGATGCGAACGCGAAGTCCCTGCGCAACGGCTGGTACTTCACAGGCGACACCGGCTTCTTCGACGAAGACGGCGATCTCTACGTCTCTGGCCGTGTCGACGACATGATCATCAGCGGCGGCGAGAACATCTCGCCTGTCGATATCGAATCGGTGCTGTCGCTGCATCCGTGCGTCGACGAAGTGGCCGTGGCAGGCGTGAAGGACGAACGCTGGGGACAGCGCGTCGTCGCGTTCGTCAAGCGCAGTGATTACGTCGACGGCGACACACTCGACGCATGGTGCCGCGCGTCCGATCTCGTCAACTTCAAGCGCCCGCGCGACTACGTGTTCGTCGACGACATACCGAAGTCCCCGGTTGGCAAGATCCTGCGCCGCAAGCTCCAGGCGGGCGAATACCTGCGCGACGAGCGCGGCCCGGCCGCATCGGTCGACGCTTTGCATCAACACATTGAAATCACGAAGGAGTGA
- a CDS encoding UbiX family flavin prenyltransferase, which translates to MTERATRKPRIVVGISGASGAMIGVRLLAALRRLGTHETHLIVSTSGAITAAQEMGLTRSDLDGLADVAHNVRDIGATIASGSFVTEGMVIAPCSMKTLAGVANGFADNLLTRAADVMLKERRRLVLVARETPLNLAHLRNMTLATEMGAIVMPPVPAFYAHPKTIEDVVDHTVGRILDLFAIEHREIAKRWSGLADEFASRRDDDGADK; encoded by the coding sequence ATGACTGAGCGCGCGACCCGCAAGCCACGCATCGTCGTCGGCATATCGGGCGCGAGCGGCGCGATGATCGGCGTGCGCCTGCTTGCCGCGCTGCGCCGGCTCGGCACGCACGAAACGCATCTGATCGTGTCGACGTCGGGCGCCATCACGGCAGCGCAGGAAATGGGCCTCACGCGCAGCGATCTCGACGGACTCGCGGATGTCGCCCACAACGTGCGCGACATCGGCGCAACCATCGCGAGCGGCTCGTTCGTCACGGAAGGCATGGTGATTGCGCCCTGCTCGATGAAAACACTCGCGGGCGTTGCGAACGGCTTCGCGGACAACCTGTTGACGCGCGCTGCCGACGTGATGCTCAAGGAGCGCCGGCGCCTCGTACTGGTGGCGCGCGAAACGCCGCTCAACCTCGCGCACCTGCGCAACATGACGCTGGCAACCGAAATGGGCGCCATCGTGATGCCGCCCGTGCCCGCTTTCTACGCGCATCCGAAGACAATCGAAGACGTGGTCGATCACACGGTCGGCCGCATTCTGGACCTGTTCGCCATCGAGCATCGCGAGATCGCAAAGCGCTGGAGTGGTCTCGCCGATGAATTCGCGAGCCGCCGCGACGACGATGGAGCCGACAAATGA
- a CDS encoding MFS transporter, with product MSVAAQNGAAVPAIDQRQVMGAVFASCLGWALDLFDLFVLLYVAPVVGRLFFPSDHAMLSLAGVYASFAVTLLMRPLGSALFGSYADRHGRKGAMIVAVVGVGISTAAFGLLPTVHSVGLVAPVLFLILRLVQGVFVGGVVASTHTIGTESVAPKYRGAVSGLIGGGGAGMGALLASLTFLLMSSLFPGELFDVWGWRCMFFTGIISSVLGLFVFNSLEESPLWRKLAAEKAAKAAAQKRDAAVEIVRSPLKTLFSRDYRSILFVNLLLTIGGGSGYYLTSGYLPTFLKVVSHAPNGAAAAILMICSVAVVVASVAAGHLSTFIGRKTAFIWIGLIRLVALPGIFLLLPTATDIVTLGLYAVVLSALGSAGYAPILIFLNERFPTAIRATGTGLSWNIGFAIGGMMPTFVSLVAKETSQLPVMLAIFVGAISVIFLIGAFIVPETRGRLDQPASRNAG from the coding sequence ATGTCCGTAGCAGCGCAAAACGGCGCCGCCGTGCCCGCTATCGACCAGCGGCAGGTCATGGGCGCAGTGTTCGCATCATGTCTGGGCTGGGCTCTCGATCTGTTCGACCTGTTCGTGCTCTTGTACGTGGCGCCCGTCGTCGGGCGTCTGTTCTTCCCGTCCGATCACGCGATGCTGTCGCTCGCGGGTGTCTATGCGTCGTTCGCGGTCACGCTGCTAATGCGCCCGCTCGGCTCCGCGCTGTTCGGCTCGTACGCCGACCGTCACGGACGCAAGGGCGCGATGATCGTTGCCGTGGTCGGCGTCGGCATATCGACGGCGGCTTTCGGCCTGCTGCCAACCGTGCATTCAGTCGGCCTGGTCGCCCCCGTGCTGTTTCTGATTCTTCGGCTCGTGCAAGGCGTGTTCGTCGGCGGCGTGGTCGCGTCGACGCATACCATTGGCACCGAATCCGTCGCGCCGAAATATCGCGGCGCCGTGTCGGGGCTGATCGGCGGCGGTGGCGCGGGCATGGGCGCGCTGCTCGCTTCGCTGACCTTCCTGCTGATGTCGTCGCTCTTTCCGGGCGAACTGTTCGACGTGTGGGGCTGGCGCTGCATGTTCTTCACGGGGATCATCAGTTCCGTGCTCGGCCTCTTCGTGTTCAACAGCCTCGAAGAATCACCGCTGTGGCGCAAGCTGGCCGCAGAAAAAGCGGCGAAAGCCGCGGCGCAAAAGCGCGATGCCGCCGTCGAGATCGTGCGCTCGCCGCTGAAAACGCTGTTCTCGCGCGACTATCGGTCGATCCTGTTCGTTAATCTGCTGCTGACCATCGGCGGCGGCAGCGGCTACTACCTGACCTCGGGTTATCTGCCGACGTTCCTGAAGGTCGTGAGCCACGCGCCTAACGGTGCCGCCGCCGCGATCCTGATGATCTGCAGCGTCGCCGTCGTGGTCGCGTCGGTGGCGGCGGGACACTTGAGCACGTTCATCGGCCGCAAGACGGCGTTCATCTGGATCGGGCTGATTCGCCTCGTCGCGCTGCCCGGCATCTTTCTGCTGCTGCCCACGGCCACGGACATCGTGACGCTCGGCCTCTACGCAGTCGTGTTGAGCGCGCTGGGCAGCGCCGGTTACGCGCCGATCCTGATCTTCCTCAACGAGCGCTTTCCGACGGCGATCCGCGCGACGGGCACGGGTCTGTCATGGAACATCGGCTTTGCGATTGGCGGCATGATGCCGACCTTCGTCTCGCTGGTCGCGAAGGAAACGAGCCAGTTGCCCGTCATGCTCGCGATCTTCGTCGGCGCGATCAGTGTGATCTTCCTGATTGGCGCGTTCATCGTGCCGGAGACGCGTGGACGGCTCGATCAGCCCGCTTCGCGCAACGCGGGCTGA
- a CDS encoding FAD binding domain-containing protein has product MKPAAFDYVRAMTTHEALDVLAQSGEDARVLAGGQSLMAVLNMRLAQPRVLVDISRTDELNSVRVDRDARRLVVSAAATQGSVEWRSTLRDEVPLLAKAFPHISHFQIRNRGTVCGSIAHADPSAELPLVLTALGGEVLLRSKKKQRTVSANDFFQGMLMTAREPDELVEAVRFPLKEPGERFGFAECSARHGDFAMVACAAVVTDDAIRIAVGGVADRPKVECWPRLQGDDLRGALNDLSWKLGAQDDAHISAKYRRHLVRELGWRVIEEAK; this is encoded by the coding sequence ATGAAGCCCGCCGCATTCGACTACGTACGCGCCATGACAACGCACGAAGCGCTCGACGTGCTCGCGCAAAGCGGCGAAGACGCGCGCGTGCTGGCGGGCGGCCAATCGTTGATGGCCGTACTGAACATGCGACTCGCACAGCCGCGCGTGCTCGTCGACATCTCGCGTACCGACGAACTGAACAGCGTGCGCGTGGATCGCGATGCGCGGCGCCTGGTCGTGAGCGCAGCGGCGACGCAAGGCAGCGTCGAATGGCGCTCGACGCTGCGTGACGAAGTGCCGTTGCTCGCGAAGGCCTTCCCGCACATCTCGCACTTTCAGATCCGCAATCGCGGCACCGTGTGCGGCTCGATCGCGCATGCGGACCCGAGCGCGGAATTGCCGCTCGTGCTGACGGCGCTTGGCGGCGAGGTGCTGCTGCGCTCGAAAAAGAAACAACGCACCGTGTCCGCAAACGACTTCTTTCAGGGCATGTTGATGACGGCGCGCGAGCCGGACGAACTCGTCGAAGCGGTGCGCTTCCCGCTGAAGGAGCCAGGCGAGCGCTTTGGGTTCGCTGAATGCTCGGCACGTCACGGCGACTTCGCGATGGTTGCGTGCGCCGCCGTCGTCACGGACGACGCGATACGGATCGCCGTGGGCGGCGTCGCGGACCGGCCGAAAGTCGAGTGCTGGCCACGTCTGCAGGGCGACGACCTGCGCGGCGCATTGAACGATTTGAGCTGGAAACTGGGCGCGCAGGACGATGCGCATATCAGCGCGAAGTACCGCCGTCATCTGGTACGTGAACTCGGATGGCGCGTAATCGAGGAGGCCAAGTGA
- a CDS encoding xanthine dehydrogenase family protein molybdopterin-binding subunit, with protein sequence MNQRDMNVAEAPIVAERDAPAHEAAPARAVKHVGRPMQRLEDPAILTGRGRYGDDIGVKPGTLHAAVLRSPHAHAQLVSIDASGAEKLPGVRAVLTRDDLRPWSRPFVVGVKSPMEQWALAMDRARYVGEPVAVVMAESRALAEDALDLIKVEYTPLDPVTSIEQSMRDDAPVLHERVGTNVISDRHFRYGEPEAAFEQAPHRVKLVAHYPRNSCAPIECGVVIAEYLSGDEGYDVTSNFMGPFSLHAVMAMALNVPANRLRHKAPRDSGGSFGVKQAVFPYVVLMCLASRKAGAPVKWVEDRLEHLSAATSATARLSTIEAGVESDGRITALSYDQLEDCGGYVRAPEPATFYRMHGCLTGAYAIPNLLVRNRVVLTNKTPTGLVRGFGGPQVYFALERLIQRIAVELKLDVLDVYRRNFVPADAFPYRAAAGALLDSGNYQEALRRALSDGGHVELVARRDAARKQGRLYGIGFAAIVEPSLSNMGYITTVMPAEARKKAGPKNGAIASATVSVDLLGGVNVTIASTPAGQGHMTVCAQVVADVLGLDPKDIVVNVEFDTHKDAWSVASGNYSSRFAGAVAGTVHLAAMRVRDKLARILAKQFGCVPDDVRFEGARIYPKDAEERALPFGRAASNAPHWAPALLPEGEEPGLRETVFWSPPHMDAPDENDRINTSAAYGFAFDMCGIELDRATGHVRIDRYVTAHDAGTLLNHALADGQIRGAFAQGLGAALLEEFRYGADGSFQSGTLADYLMPTTCEVPDPLIVHLETPSPFTPLGAKGLGEGNNMSTPVCIANAVADALGIDDIRLPLTPSKVMALIGIDDPEPSRPEYREAPTSKPATPGGGRALTAQGSVDLPATPEAIFAVLLDPAALAKVIPGCHALEATGPNQYRADVTIGVGMIKARFEARIGLSEIDAPHRLRLAGAGMSPLGSARGNGLVELTATANGTRLTYDYEAQVSGKVAAVGGRMLEGAAKVVLRQLFEALGRQAAGQPLATDGSPLARLFRRLFARFRRHA encoded by the coding sequence ATGAACCAGCGCGACATGAACGTTGCCGAAGCCCCTATCGTTGCGGAGCGCGACGCGCCCGCACACGAGGCCGCGCCGGCACGCGCAGTGAAACATGTCGGCCGCCCGATGCAGCGGCTCGAAGACCCGGCGATCCTGACGGGGCGCGGCCGCTATGGCGACGACATCGGTGTGAAGCCGGGCACGCTGCACGCCGCCGTGCTGCGCTCGCCGCACGCGCACGCCCAACTCGTTTCGATCGATGCAAGCGGTGCAGAGAAGTTGCCCGGCGTGCGCGCCGTGCTGACGCGCGACGATCTGCGCCCATGGTCGCGTCCTTTCGTGGTCGGCGTGAAGTCGCCGATGGAGCAATGGGCGCTCGCGATGGATCGCGCGCGTTATGTCGGCGAGCCGGTGGCCGTCGTGATGGCGGAGTCGCGCGCGCTCGCCGAAGACGCACTCGACCTCATCAAGGTCGAATACACGCCGCTCGATCCCGTCACCTCGATCGAGCAATCGATGCGCGACGACGCGCCCGTTCTGCATGAGCGAGTCGGCACCAACGTGATCAGCGACCGGCACTTCCGCTACGGCGAGCCGGAGGCGGCATTCGAGCAGGCTCCGCATCGCGTGAAGCTCGTTGCGCACTATCCGCGCAACTCGTGCGCGCCGATCGAATGCGGCGTCGTGATCGCCGAGTATCTGTCGGGCGACGAAGGCTACGACGTCACGTCGAATTTCATGGGTCCGTTCTCGCTGCATGCCGTGATGGCGATGGCGTTGAACGTGCCCGCGAACCGCTTGCGTCACAAGGCCCCGCGCGACTCGGGCGGCAGCTTCGGCGTGAAGCAGGCGGTGTTTCCGTATGTCGTGCTGATGTGCCTCGCGTCGCGCAAGGCGGGCGCACCCGTGAAATGGGTCGAGGACCGACTCGAACATCTGAGTGCGGCCACTTCTGCGACGGCGCGGCTATCGACCATCGAAGCCGGCGTCGAAAGCGATGGACGCATCACCGCCCTCTCCTACGATCAACTCGAGGATTGCGGCGGCTACGTGCGCGCGCCGGAGCCCGCTACGTTCTACCGGATGCACGGCTGCCTGACGGGCGCCTACGCGATTCCGAATCTGCTCGTGCGCAACCGCGTCGTGCTGACCAACAAGACGCCGACGGGCCTCGTGCGTGGCTTCGGCGGTCCGCAGGTGTATTTCGCGCTCGAACGGCTGATCCAGCGTATTGCCGTCGAGTTGAAGCTCGACGTGCTCGACGTCTATCGCCGCAACTTTGTGCCTGCGGATGCGTTTCCGTATCGCGCGGCAGCGGGCGCGCTGCTCGATTCAGGCAATTATCAGGAAGCGCTGCGGCGCGCGCTGTCGGATGGCGGACACGTCGAACTGGTCGCGCGCCGCGATGCCGCGCGCAAGCAAGGCCGGCTCTATGGGATCGGCTTCGCGGCCATCGTCGAGCCTTCCTTGTCGAACATGGGCTACATCACGACCGTGATGCCCGCCGAAGCGCGTAAAAAAGCCGGACCCAAAAACGGCGCGATCGCGAGCGCGACCGTGAGCGTCGATCTGCTGGGCGGCGTGAACGTGACGATCGCGTCGACGCCCGCGGGCCAAGGGCATATGACCGTCTGCGCGCAGGTCGTGGCCGACGTGCTGGGCCTCGATCCGAAGGACATCGTCGTCAATGTCGAGTTCGATACGCACAAGGACGCGTGGTCCGTCGCATCGGGCAACTATTCGAGCCGCTTTGCGGGTGCGGTAGCAGGCACGGTGCATCTCGCTGCGATGCGCGTGCGCGACAAGCTCGCGCGCATCCTCGCGAAACAGTTCGGCTGCGTGCCCGACGACGTGCGCTTCGAAGGCGCCCGCATCTATCCGAAGGATGCTGAAGAGCGCGCACTGCCGTTCGGCCGCGCCGCGAGCAATGCTCCGCACTGGGCGCCCGCGCTGCTGCCCGAAGGCGAAGAGCCGGGTTTGCGCGAGACCGTGTTCTGGTCGCCGCCGCATATGGACGCACCGGACGAGAACGACCGCATCAATACGTCGGCGGCCTACGGCTTCGCATTCGACATGTGCGGCATCGAACTCGACCGCGCGACAGGCCACGTACGCATCGACAGGTATGTCACGGCACACGACGCAGGCACGCTGTTGAACCACGCGCTCGCCGATGGCCAGATTCGCGGCGCGTTCGCGCAGGGTCTCGGCGCGGCATTGCTCGAAGAGTTCCGCTATGGCGCGGACGGCAGCTTCCAGTCGGGCACGCTCGCCGATTATCTGATGCCGACCACCTGCGAGGTCCCCGACCCGCTGATCGTGCATCTGGAAACGCCCTCGCCGTTCACGCCACTCGGCGCAAAAGGATTGGGCGAAGGCAACAACATGAGCACGCCCGTGTGCATCGCCAACGCCGTGGCGGACGCGCTCGGCATCGACGATATCCGCTTGCCGCTCACGCCATCTAAGGTGATGGCGCTGATCGGTATCGACGATCCGGAGCCTTCGCGGCCTGAGTATCGCGAAGCGCCCACGTCGAAGCCCGCAACGCCTGGCGGCGGACGCGCGCTCACGGCGCAAGGCAGCGTCGATCTGCCCGCCACACCCGAGGCGATCTTTGCGGTGCTGCTCGACCCCGCCGCGCTTGCGAAGGTCATTCCCGGCTGCCACGCGCTCGAAGCGACGGGGCCGAACCAGTATCGCGCGGATGTGACGATCGGCGTCGGCATGATCAAGGCCCGTTTCGAGGCGCGTATCGGTTTATCGGAGATCGATGCACCGCATCGGCTGCGGCTTGCAGGCGCGGGCATGTCGCCGCTTGGCAGCGCGCGCGGCAATGGCCTGGTCGAACTCACGGCGACGGCCAACGGCACGCGCCTCACGTACGACTACGAAGCCCAGGTGTCGGGCAAGGTCGCAGCCGTCGGCGGACGCATGCTCGAAGGCGCGGCGAAGGTCGTGCTGCGACAACTGTTTGAAGCACTCGGACGGCAGGCTGCAGGCCAACCGCTCGCAACGGACGGCTCGCCACTCGCGCGGTTGTTCCGGCGTCTCTTCGCACGCTTCAGGAGGCACGCATGA
- a CDS encoding UbiD family decarboxylase gives MNTRDAATQGAFSATPFSQAVTWAEPSGAFTLRGWLTHLARTGRLATIDRPVALEHELAAVAKRLDGTQAAFFTQPGGLDVPVVSGFMSKRSWIAEAMGVEEHALLARFRDAADAPIASQRVARGEAACQQIVHTDAIDLHALLPIPTHSEHDNGPYITAGLVIARNPRTGVQNVSINRIQVHGRDRMAILLLPRHLYAFQKAAEANGDALDVAIAIGVDPLTMLASQAITPIDHDELEIAGALQGAPLPVAQCVTNSVYVPAFAEIVIEGRILPNVREPEGPFGEFPKYYSAKEAREVIEVTAVTHRRDPIFHTIVPAEMEHLLLGGIPREATLLAHLQRSHPGVKDVHLSVGGVCRYHLWIQFDKKREGEAKNVILCAFGAHYDIKQVVVVDTDVDVHDPAEIEWAIATRFQADRDLVVIEGAQGSPLDPSTTVGQPDDAPPHLQGVSAKMGLDATRPVVYPAHVFTRVRIPGEGTVDLEALVAADNTAFDAWLGRHHD, from the coding sequence ATGAACACTCGCGACGCCGCGACCCAAGGCGCCTTTTCCGCCACGCCGTTTTCGCAAGCCGTCACGTGGGCCGAGCCTTCGGGCGCGTTCACGCTGCGCGGCTGGCTCACGCATCTCGCCCGCACCGGACGTCTCGCGACGATCGACCGGCCCGTCGCGCTCGAACACGAACTGGCCGCTGTCGCCAAACGGCTCGACGGCACGCAGGCCGCATTCTTCACGCAGCCTGGCGGACTTGACGTGCCGGTGGTGAGCGGCTTCATGTCAAAGCGCTCGTGGATCGCGGAAGCGATGGGCGTCGAGGAACACGCCTTGCTCGCGCGCTTTCGCGATGCCGCCGACGCGCCCATCGCATCGCAACGGGTCGCGCGCGGCGAGGCGGCCTGCCAGCAGATCGTTCATACCGATGCAATCGACCTGCACGCGCTGTTGCCGATCCCGACACACAGCGAGCACGATAACGGCCCCTACATCACGGCTGGCCTCGTGATTGCGCGCAATCCGCGCACCGGCGTGCAAAACGTCTCGATCAACCGCATTCAGGTGCATGGCCGCGACCGCATGGCGATCCTGCTATTGCCGCGCCATCTTTATGCCTTCCAGAAAGCAGCCGAAGCAAACGGCGATGCGCTCGACGTCGCCATCGCCATCGGCGTCGATCCGCTGACGATGCTCGCCTCGCAAGCCATCACGCCCATCGATCACGACGAACTGGAAATCGCCGGCGCATTGCAAGGCGCGCCGCTGCCCGTCGCGCAATGCGTCACGAACAGCGTGTACGTCCCCGCGTTCGCGGAGATCGTGATCGAAGGACGCATTCTGCCGAACGTGCGCGAGCCCGAAGGCCCGTTCGGCGAGTTCCCGAAGTACTACAGCGCGAAAGAAGCGCGTGAAGTCATCGAGGTCACGGCTGTCACGCATCGGCGCGACCCGATTTTTCATACTATCGTGCCCGCTGAAATGGAGCACCTGCTGCTCGGTGGCATTCCGCGTGAAGCGACGCTGCTCGCGCATCTGCAACGCAGCCATCCCGGCGTGAAGGACGTGCATCTGTCGGTGGGCGGCGTGTGCCGCTATCACCTGTGGATCCAGTTCGACAAGAAGCGCGAAGGCGAAGCGAAGAACGTGATTCTCTGCGCGTTCGGCGCGCACTACGACATCAAGCAGGTGGTCGTCGTCGACACGGACGTGGACGTGCATGATCCCGCCGAAATCGAATGGGCCATCGCAACGCGCTTCCAGGCCGATCGCGACCTCGTCGTGATCGAAGGCGCGCAAGGCTCGCCCCTCGATCCGTCGACGACCGTCGGCCAGCCCGACGATGCGCCGCCGCATCTGCAAGGCGTCAGCGCGAAGATGGGGCTCGACGCGACGCGGCCCGTCGTCTATCCCGCGCATGTGTTCACGCGCGTGCGGATTCCGGGCGAAGGCACGGTCGATCTGGAAGCCCTCGTCGCCGCGGATAACACCGCGTTCGACGCCTGGCTGGGCCGCCATCATGACTGA
- a CDS encoding enoyl-CoA hydratase/isomerase family protein encodes MTDLTHRGQTLLQDLDGFDVEIDAQRERADIILNRPPFNVISMHARDQLRVAFEALDEDDRVRVIVVRAKGEHFSSGGDIKGFLEASPERVSKLAWNIAAPTRCSKPVIAANRGFCFGVGFELSLACDFRIATDTTFYALPEQKLGQIPGSGGSARLQQMVGIGRTKDIVMRSRRIPGKQAYDWGIAVECVADAELEAATDALVDELRAFSPLAQRTAKKLLNDTEDAPLSIAIELEGHCYSRLRSSDDFREGVEAFHAKRKPVFRGQ; translated from the coding sequence ATGACCGACCTGACCCACCGCGGCCAGACGCTGCTTCAGGACCTCGACGGCTTTGACGTCGAAATCGACGCCCAACGCGAACGCGCCGACATCATTCTGAACCGCCCGCCGTTCAACGTGATTTCGATGCATGCACGCGACCAGTTGCGCGTGGCCTTCGAAGCCCTCGACGAAGACGACCGCGTGCGTGTGATCGTCGTGCGTGCAAAGGGCGAGCATTTTTCCAGCGGCGGCGACATAAAGGGCTTTCTCGAAGCATCGCCGGAACGCGTGTCGAAGCTCGCGTGGAATATTGCGGCGCCGACGCGCTGCTCGAAGCCGGTGATCGCGGCGAATCGCGGCTTCTGCTTCGGCGTGGGCTTCGAGCTGTCGCTCGCGTGCGATTTCCGCATCGCCACCGACACGACCTTCTACGCGCTGCCCGAACAGAAGCTCGGTCAGATTCCGGGCTCGGGCGGTTCCGCGCGCTTGCAACAGATGGTCGGCATCGGCCGGACGAAAGATATCGTGATGCGCTCGCGCCGTATTCCCGGTAAGCAGGCGTATGACTGGGGCATCGCCGTCGAATGTGTCGCTGACGCAGAACTCGAAGCTGCCACGGATGCGCTCGTCGATGAGTTGCGCGCGTTCTCGCCGCTCGCGCAACGCACCGCGAAGAAGCTGCTCAACGATACGGAAGATGCGCCGCTGTCGATTGCGATCGAACTGGAAGGCCATTGCTATAGCCGCCTGCGCTCGTCGGACGATTTCCGCGAAGGCGTCGAAGCATTTCACGCGAAGCGCAAGCCCGTGTTTCGCGGGCAATAA